TCGCATTGTATTGGCCAGTCCAAGCTGTTTTGTCAGGATGCTGAAAGCTTCCCTGTTTATTTCGTATAGTGTGGTTAAATGGCGCATTAATGAGTCATTGTTGAAAAATAGTTACTGAAGATACCACGCATTTTCATCCGGATTGGTGGTTGCAATTCCGGCAAATTCTCTTACTGCAGCAAGTACTGATTCTTTTGATTCTTTAGCTTGGGGTTTATCTTTTATGATAATTTGAATAACGATTTCGCGATCTTTTAGTTCTTCGGGCAATTCGAACGACAACCAACCGTCTTTAAAATCCGGTAAAATTGAATTTTTCTGCATAGTTTGAGTTTTTGCAAAGTTAATGCTTTTAGCCACTATCAGCCCTGACAGATATTTGAAACCTGTCAATGCTTTGAAAACAATTGATTGAACAAATTCGTTAATTTTGCATCAAAAATAAACTGGAAATCATGCAAAATGAACAACTGCTCGAACGAATAGTCATTGATCCGGAAATACTTACCGGTAAACCGGTGATTAAAGGCACACGGCTTTCGGTCCAATACATTATCGGTTTGATGGCTTCGGGCGCCGATTTCAGCGAAATTATTTCGGAATACCCAAAATTGATGGAGGAGGATATTTTGGCATGTTTGCTATTTGCCTCAAAAACATTAGGCAGCAATACAAAGTTGTCGCATGAAGTTTCGGATTGATGCTCAGTTAACTCAATCGAAACAATAATTGCTACATTTGCGTTTTTAAATCATAGAATTTTAGTGGTGAGAAAATCAAATTACTGATATGCAAACATTAACTATCGAAATTACCGGCAATGAGGCATTGGCAACGTTGAAGGCTTTGGAGGAGAAAAGTTTGATTCGTATTTTATCTAATCCCCGCCTGGAATTGTTTGCTTTGCCCGGAGAACCCGTTAGTGATAAAGATTTTAAACAATGGGTTGAATATGCCGAACAAACCGAAACAGTTTCATTAAATGAAGCCATTCAGCGATGGGAAAGTCAAAAGAGCAAAATCCAGCGTCTTATACGTTGAGGATTTCTGAGAATGCTTTATGCAACCTTGATGAGATCACCGGATACATTGCTTTTGTTCGGCATCAGCCACAAAACGCCATCCACGTTGGTGAAATGTTTTTCGACACAATCAGACGAATCCAAAAAAATCCACTTGCATTTCGTGAGTGTGATGAAATTCCTACCAGTTCAAAAATTTATCGTAAAGCTGTTTGCTTAAGCTGGCTTATCATTTACAAAATTAAATCTGATGTCATTACAGTTTTGGGTGTTATTCACGGAAGTAGGAGACCTTCAAAAATATCCAGGTTGAGGCGGAGAAAATGACCAATGAGACCTGACAGGTTTCAAAAACCTGTCAGGTCTGCAATCTCCATCGGGAACAAAATTCATTTCCAATATTTCTTCTATTTTTGACCTTCAAAAAATCCTATTGCAGATGAAACACTGGCTACCCCTGATTCTTTTCGCTTTTATTACAACTTTTACCCTGGCTCAGCAGCCCACCCGCGAAGCCATCGAGCGGTCGGGGAATTTTTACTTTGGCACTGGGGTTTCCAACGATGAGAACCGTGCCCGCGATGAGGCGCTGTCGGCCATCAGTTCGATGATTGCGGTGACCGTGGCCGGGAGTTTTGAATCCTCCGCAAGAGAATCGAATTTGAACTATTCTGAAACGGCTACCTCCATCATCAAAACTTACTCTACCGCCACCCTTAGCAATGTGGAGTCGTTGCGGAGCGTGCTGCCCGACGGAAAGGTAGAGATTTTCAGTTACATTGCCAAAGAGAAGGTGAAGGCGCTGTATGACCAGCGTAAGCAGTTGGTGCTTTCGCTGTTTGAAGAGGGAAGGCGAAGCGAATCTGCCGGCAATCTTGCCTTTGCATTGAAGCAATGGTACTTTGGCATTGTATTGCTGAAATCCATTCCCGAAGAAAAAATCGTAGCCGGAAACGCCAACCTGACGGTGGAATTACCGCTGGCCATCAACAAGGTGTTGAGCAACATCAGCCTTGAGGTCATATCAGACCGGCAGCCCGCGCCGGAAATCAGGGAGATCAACCTGAAGGCAACCTATCAGGGACGGCCTGTCTCGCTGTTGCACTTCCGTTTTTGGGATGGTCGCGACAACAACGGAACCGGGCAGGTGCGCGATGGATTTTCGACGATCCGTTTAGCCGGTTCAAGTACAACCTTTGACCGAATTACGATTTATCCCCAGTACGAATATTACACCGCCCGCACCGAAAACAAAACCGTGGAGGAGCTTTGGGATCTGGTAAAACGTTCGGAGTTCGCCAATGCCATGACCATTCAGTTAAAGGCAGAGCCCGGGGTAAAAGCAGTTTCGGAACCGATTAAGTCCATACAGCCCAACCTTGTACTGGATTTTGATGAGGAAATTGCTGTGGCCGATGTGATGGTGAAAAATGCCAACCAGTTGGTGCAATTGATGAATGCTGGCGACCTGCAGGAAGTAAAAAAGTTTGCCGGAGATGATGAGTTCCTTGCCACCAAGCTGCATGATTATTTGCAGCACAACCAGCCCAGGGCAGCAGAAACCGGCCATGCGGCAGTGAACAAAACAAGGACAGGTTATGAAGTCCGGAAAATCAGGGTGCTGCACACATACCCCTCCATCAACAGGCAGGCAACGGAATACCTGGTACTCGATTTTGACAGCACAGGCAAACCGGTTGACCTGAACCTGTGCATTACCGATGACCTTTATGAAAAGTTTGTGGCGCAGTCGGAATATGGCAACGACTGGGAGCACCGGCAGGAGATCATCAAGTTTGTGGAAAAGTACCGCACGGCTTTCCACACCCGCGACCTCAAAACCATTGACCTGATGTTTGCCGAAGAGGCGCTGATCCTCATCGGGCGGCGGATCGAAACCCGGCCAATCAAACCCAATGAGGTGGTGTACAAAGGCTTTGCAGGCCAGCCCGGCTTCGAGCAGATTCAGCTTTCCAAGCAGCAATACCTTGTCCGCCAAAAGCAGATTTTCGACTACCAGCAGGATATTTTTATCGATTTCAGCAGTTTTGATATCGCCGCCAAAAGCAATGCCGACAATGTTTACGGCGTGCAGATGCGCCAGAGCTATGCCTCCACCACCTACGCCGACGAAGGGTACCTCTTCCTGCTGATCGACTTCCACGAAAAAGACCCCCTCATCTACATCCGCGCCTGGCAGCCCAACGAATGGGACAGCAGCGCACTGGTCAACTCGGCCAATTTCAGGGTGTTTAAGTGAGAAAGATTTTTGTAAAAAGTGTCTGAATAGTTCAAATTAAATTTACTTTTGCCTGAGGAGAAATGTGGCGGAGGATGTTAAACCAGCAGTTCATTTATTGTAAAAAAACTCTGAGTGATGAGCGTTAAACATACAGCGATTTTATGGCAAAAAGATGAAGTATTCATACTATGGCAGAAGACAGGGAATAGTAATAGTATCAATTTTGATTGGTTACAAGCGAGTTATGTGGCATTAAAGAAACACAACGCGAGGTAATTAGAATAGAACTAAAGGAATTATAAAATAGATTTTTTAATAACATAAAAGGAGGTAATATGACAAATGTATTAATTGTGCTAGGGGTAATTTCTATTATTGTCTTTATCTGGACAACAATAATGATTTATTCATTTCTAAGAGCAAGAAATGAGAAAATAGAAAGTTTTCTGTTTATCAACTTATTTATTTTTCGCTACATAAGCGATTATAGGACATTAACAAAAAAAGAAACCGGCAAAGTAGGCTATTTGTTTTATTTGTATATATTTTCAATTAACATAGCTCTAATTTGTTTTGTTGCTTTGATGCTATACAAATATTTTTAAAACACTGATGTAATGTGAAATACAGAGGACATCGAATAGAAGTCAAAAATGTCAATATTCAGGAAAAATTGACTTTTTGTAAATAGTGGAAAAGGTGAAATCAAAACGCCACATAACAAGCGGTATATTTTATTGCCGAGACAGTGAAGATTTCAGCGTTTCTGCATCTAATAAACTTTCGTGTAAACTGACAGGACAGTCCTTCGAAATCGGCAACAAAATCATACCGCCAGCCGTTGGCTGCAATTAAAAAAGCTCATTAAAAAAAAAGAAAAATAAGACCATATGAACCAAAAAGAACTATCTCAATTAACTGACAAAGAGCTGCTGGAAGTAGTAAAAAACAACAAACCATCTCCCATAATTGATGCATTTTTTATTGGGTTTTTAGTTGGAATAATAATTTATAGTGTTGCTGCAAACACGTGGGGGTTAGTTACGCTTATTCCCTTGGTTCTAATTTATGCTTTCCTGAAGAAACCAAAGCAATATGAACATTTAAAGAAAGAATTGAAAAACCGAAACCTTCAATAATTCAATGATATAATGATTGAGATTAAACGAATCCCGAAGCATGAATGATATGACATTTGAATTATTAGCAGTTATACCAATTAGACTTTCAAGAACCTTGACCAGATATTAACAAAATAACAGCAGCCAACAGGAATTGGCAGCAATAATAAAACCAACAAGATGACAAGCATTGAAAGGAAGAAAGTATGCATCACAAGAAATTTAATGGTAATTATTTTGACATTTCAACTCTCCTCCTGCACAGGGCAAGTGAAGGAAAAATCTGTTCAGGATAAAATCGAAAGTGAAGTAAACATCCAGTCACTCATTTTAAATCAAACTACAACGTTTCCGCAAATTCACACCAATTTGAATGGAATGGTAACGGAGTTTGTAAGGACAATGTACCAGGACAAGAAAGGGAACTATTGGTTTGGAACAAATGTAAACGGAATTATACGTTTTGACGGGCAAACACTTGAGAAAATTAATGTTGAGCAAATGCAGAAAGGGGTTTCGGTCAGAGAAATTGTTGAGGATCAAGTTGGCAATGTTTGGTTTGGAACTTCTTCGGGACTCGTGAAATATGATGGCGAAAAGTTTACCACTTTCTCCACAGAAGCTGGTTTACAAGATGAGGATATTTGGGGTTTAGCGATGGACTCAAAAGGACTGATTTGGGTGGGTTCGATTGGAGGTGTTAGTCATTTTGACGGAAAAAAGTTTACACCCTTTTTGTTGCCAGATGTAAAGGTCGAAAATCCACAGCACATGCTATCCGAAAAATTGGTTAAAGAATTTATGGAAGACAAAAATGGAACGATGTGGCTTGTTACCGACGGGAATGGAATTTTCAGGTACAAGAATGGCGGGTTCATTCATTTGACAACTAAAAATGGACTTACCGACAATAATGCCTGGGATATACTGGAAGATAGACAAGGAAATATTTGGATCGGGACTTTTAATGGCGGTGTGAGTAAATATGATGGTAAAACATTCACTAACTTCACTATGGATGGAATTATTGAAGGGTTAGAAACCTATAATTTTTGTGAAGAGAGGCAGGGAAATATTTGGTTTTCAGCAGAAGGTTATGGCGTGTACCGATACGATGGGGCAAAGTTCACCCGCTTCACAACCGAAAACGGATTAGCCGCAAACGTGGTTCAAAGTATTTTTGAGGATAACAAAGGTCAACTTTGGTTTGGCACCTGGCAGGGAATAAGTATTTTTGACGGACAGAAATTTATGAATGCTAATGAGAAAGAACCTTGGACAAACTGAAAATAACAGTTGTTAACAGCATTTTTGCAATAGACGGGATTTCGTGCTCCTCATGCAGTTTAGTGGTAGCCGAAAGTTTTGTGCTCCGCATCAGCATTGGTGGTAAAAATCCCGCCCGTCGAAAATCTGCAAATCCTTGGCGAGCAGCATAGAAAAAGGACGCGAAGTAAGAATTTC
The DNA window shown above is from Bacteroidales bacterium and carries:
- a CDS encoding DUF433 domain-containing protein, which codes for MQNEQLLERIVIDPEILTGKPVIKGTRLSVQYIIGLMASGADFSEIISEYPKLMEEDILACLLFASKTLGSNTKLSHEVSD
- a CDS encoding type II toxin-antitoxin system RelE/ParE family toxin produces the protein MGKSKEQNPASYTLRISENALCNLDEITGYIAFVRHQPQNAIHVGEMFFDTIRRIQKNPLAFRECDEIPTSSKIYRKAVCLSWLIIYKIKSDVITVLGVIHGSRRPSKISRLRRRK
- a CDS encoding LPP20 family lipoprotein; protein product: MKHWLPLILFAFITTFTLAQQPTREAIERSGNFYFGTGVSNDENRARDEALSAISSMIAVTVAGSFESSARESNLNYSETATSIIKTYSTATLSNVESLRSVLPDGKVEIFSYIAKEKVKALYDQRKQLVLSLFEEGRRSESAGNLAFALKQWYFGIVLLKSIPEEKIVAGNANLTVELPLAINKVLSNISLEVISDRQPAPEIREINLKATYQGRPVSLLHFRFWDGRDNNGTGQVRDGFSTIRLAGSSTTFDRITIYPQYEYYTARTENKTVEELWDLVKRSEFANAMTIQLKAEPGVKAVSEPIKSIQPNLVLDFDEEIAVADVMVKNANQLVQLMNAGDLQEVKKFAGDDEFLATKLHDYLQHNQPRAAETGHAAVNKTRTGYEVRKIRVLHTYPSINRQATEYLVLDFDSTGKPVDLNLCITDDLYEKFVAQSEYGNDWEHRQEIIKFVEKYRTAFHTRDLKTIDLMFAEEALILIGRRIETRPIKPNEVVYKGFAGQPGFEQIQLSKQQYLVRQKQIFDYQQDIFIDFSSFDIAAKSNADNVYGVQMRQSYASTTYADEGYLFLLIDFHEKDPLIYIRAWQPNEWDSSALVNSANFRVFK
- a CDS encoding FUSC family protein; its protein translation is MNQKELSQLTDKELLEVVKNNKPSPIIDAFFIGFLVGIIIYSVAANTWGLVTLIPLVLIYAFLKKPKQYEHLKKELKNRNLQ